The following are from one region of the Pocillopora verrucosa isolate sample1 chromosome 3, ASM3666991v2, whole genome shotgun sequence genome:
- the LOC131777367 gene encoding transcription factor Sox-14 yields the protein MSKTDPNHIKRPMNAFMVWSKEKRKAMAKENPKMHNSEISKVLGAQWKLMKDQDKRIYQEEAKRLQEKHSQEHPDYKYKPRRRKQKQIMKKTTYSFPYPGTEPAVHPAAMKLTAYPPSMAPDSMYPQYHYQMAAQHATYPMYDMAAVHAQRQTHAFPPAASHANSVHDLPYPVRPTEMMVSPTGPHGHTASHLYTSNMEPGPTTSAVSAFSSAAQNIHSQQVTETSPPYPQLYTQRHV from the coding sequence ATGAGCAAGACGGATCCAAATCACATAAAAAGACCCATGAATGCCTTTATGGTTTGGTCAAAAGAGAAACGAAAAGCCATGGCCAAAGAGAATCCGAAGATGCACAACTCGGAGATCAGCAAAGTTTTGGGAGCGCAGTGGAAACTAATGAAGGACCAAGACAAGCGAATTTACCAAGAGGAGGCCAAACGACTACAAGAGAAACACAGTCAAGAACACCCTGATTATAAATACAAACCAAGACGAAGGAAACAGAAGCAGATAATGAAGAAAACGACATATTCGTTTCCCTACCCAGGAACAGAGCCTGCAGTCCATCCTGCCGCCATGAAATTAACGGCGTATCCACCATCGATGGCACCCGATAGCATGTATCCGCAGTATCATTATCAGATGGCAGCTCAACACGCTACTTACCCAATGTATGATATGGCTGCAGTACATGCTCAAAGACAAACTCACGCCTTCCCACCGGCTGCGAGTCATGCTAACAGCGTGCACGATTTACCCTATCCAGTCCGTCCCACTGAAATGATGGTTTCTCCAACAGGCCCTCATGGACACACGGCCAGTCATCTCTACACCAGCAATATGGAACCAGGACCCACAACAAGTGCCGTTTCAGCATTTTCCTCGgcggcacaaaacattcattctCAGCAAGTAACAGAGACCAGCCCACCATACCCGCAACTGTACACTCAACGACATGTATAG
- the LOC131777333 gene encoding LOW QUALITY PROTEIN: uncharacterized protein (The sequence of the model RefSeq protein was modified relative to this genomic sequence to represent the inferred CDS: inserted 1 base in 1 codon; substituted 3 bases at 3 genomic stop codons) has product MDSEVTDDIEHTVKDIFRSWDLNKNGFIEKSELACCCAELNLTKQEIEDLFNELDADKDNKISLLDFSKGFKRVCSLFEADVEELSTAEKERKKFDKLLDALGVRELLSGQEYVSDLFHYLHNSSESPQLVALLESFLFSCCXRCQHYSSENQRLEEALKRTCEKHSEHMDQLDNELEQQMQRLESRIRKEEKSKQERSNLDIVWQLENKNKEIQTLTARVQKLEGKLKKKEPEEQKIKEEVDDKVQEIRFLRSQLTDAQTNLAILRSELAQLRNDYEEQESQLTAEKRTVMECVQEQXSLTRQLQLLQXAKQKLHDTNDDLRAALEVRKNSDKRSPSPSKRHSISTLYSPTSSTTWKXNKSPSHSRCSSGFAEDFGADSVDGKSVQSTPSQNVASSLPNSISNSRRGSTALLPSQQSCEVDDDSLAGESSLMTELMQVQQLTVPEDIPEEETKSTQQLDYNNNAGILNSRETGQVHHLLPPARQSCEVDDHVSLEDKSLLDEPVILGFCSMNFHRDLEDEDEAYNSLRSSERKSFSKQLDILQETNKRLCDSNDDLRAALEALTGRRSLKLSKARRSGEKCHRNPSIHSDYGSISSRSITPNHLQGPKSEDDVADGAEAEEPGELSGYEPESDVNTMTVNARHFEEAPKLSKLTATPHERHVVLKEPTSDVMWESDSESDPVPAQPTLHQHEQQQQEHLTANVETNANNITHSPFVRNSLTRKPCRHKSLEQLFNQSNSKGDRSAWPPIARAGKWNSMEQVKKRNDFIGERTRSLPTSRWQSDERVNLGQGIGLWQLSEKLNVLRASREGVAELKNDDYKVNVIAASHEPVIQNFNTDNQTIFHDDLSQLVRKPSLRQRIFHDKKIAETPEDESTPIPGDFAGGSSLKRRNSLVIKRNRTKTDSLPESDNSKPDTFSAELEAQFKSVIEEDDEDIDEDDVGDEELAQLVAMARANTESEDDSETEAEAPEGERGAAVGSDSLSEASSNTPLHASVAESNVPERMYKLVLAGDAAVGKSSFILRLCRNRFHSALNSTLGVDFQMKTLVVDDKTIAFQLWDTAGQERFRSIAKSYFRKADGVLLLYDVTCETSFINVRDWVEAIEESTSKPIPIMLCGNKTDLRQSYIAEGKTVITEENGEKLAREYGALFTETSSKENKNITDACIELGRLLRKIEDTEVEQSNGLTLKEGDEKSKKKSCCLT; this is encoded by the exons ATGGATTCAGAAGTGACTGACGATATTGAGCACACAGTCAAGGACATTTTTAGATCTTGGGACTTAAACAAAAATGGCTTCATCGAGAAGTCTGAACTAGCATGTTGTTGTGCGGAGTTGAATTTGACAAAGCAAGAAATTGAGGACTTGTTCAATGAGCTTGATGCGGACAAAGACAACAAGATAAGTTTACTAGATTTTTCCAAAGGCTTTAAACGCGTGTGCTCGTTGTTCGAGGCGGACGTTGAGGAACTTTCCACCgcggagaaagaaagaaaaaagttcgACAAACTGCTAGACGCCCTGGGAGTCAGGGAGCTCTTGTCAGG cCAAGAGTATGTGTCTGATTTGTTCCACTACCTGCATAACTCAAGTGAATCACCACAGCTCGTAGCTTTACTGGAAAGTTTTCTGTTCAGTTGTTGTTAGAGATGTCAACATTATTCCTCTGAGAATCAACGACTGGAAGAGGCCCTCAAGAG GACATGTGAAAAACACTCAGAACATATGGACCAACTTGATAATGAGCTTGAACAACAGATGCAAAGACTGGAGTCCCGCATCAGAAAGGAG gaaaaaagcaaacaagagaGGTCCAACCTGGATATTGTCTGGcaactggaaaataaaaataaagagatacAAACTTTAACAGCCAGAGTACAAAAG CTTGAAGGAAAGCTGAAGAAAAAGGAACCTGAGGAACAAAAGATCAAGGAGGAAGTAGATGATAAAGTTCAA gAAATAAGGTTCCTGCGAAGTCAGTTAACAGATGCTCAGACTAACTTAGCTATCCTGCGAAGTGAACTTGCCCAGCTAAGAAATGATTATGAAGAACAGGAATCACAGCTTACTGC GGAGAAGAGAACTGTGATGGAATGTGTACAAGAACAATAAAGTTTGACAAGGCAGCTTCAGTTATTACAGTAA GCAAAACAAAAGCTTCATGATACAAATGATGACTTGCGGGCAGCTTTGGAGGT CAGAAAAAATAGCGACAAAAGAAGCCCATCACCAAGCAAGAGGCATTCAATATCAACATTGTACTCTCCTACATCAAGCACAACATGGA ACAACAAATCACCCAGTCACAG CAGGTGTTCTTCAGGATTTGCAGAGGACTTTGGAGCAGACAGTGTGGATGGAAAATCTGTGCAAAGTACTCCGTCACAAAATGTAGCATCATCTTTACCTAACAGCATCAGTAATTCTCGGCGGGGATCTACTGCTTTGCTGCCCAGTCAGCAAAGCTGTGAGGTTGATGATGATTCTCTTGCTGGTGAAAGCTCACTAATGACTGAGTTAATGCAGGTTCAGCAGCTCACA GTTCCTGAAGATATTCCTGAAGAAGAAACTAAATCCACACAGCAGTTAGACTATAACAACAATGCAGGCATACTTAACAGCCGGGAAACCGGCCAGGTACATCACTTGTTACCTCCTGCAAGGCAATCATGTGAAGTGGATGATCATGTTTCACTTGAAGACAAGTCCTTGCTTGATGAACCTGTCATTTTGGGGTTTTGTTCTATG AATTTTCATAGAGACTTAGAAGATGAGGATGAAGCATACAATTCACTGAGGTCATCTGAGAGGAAATCATTCTCCAAGCAGCTGGATATTTTACA GGAAACCAATAAAAGACTATGTGACAGCAATGATGACTTGCGTGCAGCTCTTGAG GCGTTGACAGGAAGAAGGTCATTAAAGTTATCTAAG GCGCGAAGAAGTGGTGAGAAATGTCATAGGAATCCCAGCATTCATAGTGATTATGGCTCCATTTCCAGTCGCAGTATTACTCCCAACCA TCTGCAGGGACCAAAATCGGAGGATGATGTTGCCGATGGTGCTGAAGCTGAAGAACCTGGCGAGTTGTCTGGATACGAACCCGAGTCTGACGTGAACACCATGACG GTAAACGCTCGGCATTTTGAAGAGGCTCCTAAGTTATCCAAACTGACGGCCACCCCGCATGAGCGTCACGTGGTACTTAAGGAACCCACTAGTGATGTAATGTGGGAAAGTGACTCAGAGAGCGACCCAGTCCCCGCCCAACCAACACTACACCAACATGaacaacagcaacaagaacACCTGACGGCAAACGTTGAAACAAACGCAAACAATATCACACACTCTCCGTTCGTTCGAAATAGTCTTACGAGAAAACCTTGTAGACATAAAAGTCTTGAACAGTTATTCAATCAGTCAAACAGTAAAGGCGACCGATCGGCCTGGCCGCCAATAGCTCGAGCTGGTAAATGGAACAGTATGGAACAagtgaagaaaagaaacgatTTTATTGGAGAGCGTACACGATCACTACCCACTTCACGCTGGCAAAGCGACGAAAGAGTAAACCTAGGACAAGGGATAGGCCTTTGGCAGCTCTCTGAAAAGCTTAACGTTTTGCGCGCCAGTAGGGAAGGTGTGGCGGAGCTAAAAAATGATGACTATAAAGTAAATGTTATTGCTGCTTCTCACGAACCTGTCATACAGAACTTCAATACTgataatcaaacaatttttcatgATGATTTAAGTCAGTTAGTAAGAAAGCCTTCCCTGAGGCAAAGGATATTCCACGACAAAAAGATCGCCGAAACGCCTGAGGACGAAAGTACGCCGATCCCGGGTGACTTTGCCGGAGGCTCTAGCTTAAAAAGGAGAAATTCGCTGGTAATAAAACGCAACAGAACcaag ACGGACTCTCTTCCTGAATCTGATAACAGCAAGCCTGATACATTCAGCGCAGAACTTGAAGCTCAG TTTAAAAGTGTAATCGAAGAAGATGATGAAGACATTGATGAAGATGACGTAGGAGACGAGGAATTAGCTCAGTTAGTTGCCATGGCAAGAGCTAATACAGAGTCTGAAGATGATAGTGAGACGGAAGCAGAAGCGCCCGAGGGGGAGAGGGGTGCAGCTGTTGGTTCAGACTCTTTGTCTGAGGCATCCTCAAATACGCCACTGCAT GCATCAGTAGCAGAGAGTAATGTTCCAGAGCGTATGTATAAACTGGTTTTAGCGGGAGACGCGGCAGTTGGCAAATCAAGCTTCATACTCAGACTCTGTAGGAACAGATTCCACAGCGCGCTGAATTCCACGCTCG GCGTGGATTTTCAGATGAAAACGCTGGTTGTGGATGACAAAACCATTGCATTTCAATTATGGGATACTGCTGGCCaagaaag gTTCCGAAGTATCGCCAAGTCTTACTTTCGCAAAGCTGACGGTGTGTTATTGCTCTATGACGTCACTTGTGAAACATCCTTCATTAATGTTCGTGATTGGGTGGAAGCTATAGAG GAAAGCACATCCAAACCGATTCCCATCATGCTGTGTGGTAACAAGACTGATTTGCGCCAGTCGTATATTGCTGAAGGAAAGACCGTTATAACAGAGGAAAATGGGGAGAAATTAGCAAGA GAATATGGTGCTCTGTTCACCGAAACaagttcaaaagaaaacaagaatataaCAGATGCTTGTATTGAGCTGGGAAG ATTGCTAAGGAAAATTGAGGATACAGAAGTGGAACAAAGCAATGGGTTGACATTGAAAGAAGGGGACGAGAAAAGCAAGAAGAAATCCTGTTGCCTCACATAG
- the LOC131777327 gene encoding m7GpppX diphosphatase, which produces MTDTNEVQRAKRVKLTDENGLDNNSIQSFRGFQLIKVLNENARSKTVAVHGKFGESESDAVVLLEKTPFSEDTLPQMLSAETSVKMEFNNDIYNQCTCQPQSRFNTLKGTIIYPATAKHLDKFSSRNVHFVQETPDVYKSITLPFIEEKSFSIQWVYNILEKKAEVERVVFEDNDPETGFVLLPDLKWDQKQIENLYLVAIGRRREIKSLRDLDRSHLPLLRNILLKGQEAIRDKYGVGKDQIQVYVHYQPSYYHFHVHFTHINYDAPGSCLGKAHLLHDVIDNIENIDSNYYSKRTLLCLFKENDKLLHRIQQAHHGENPAGAKV; this is translated from the exons ATGACCGACACCAACGAGGTGCAGCGCGCTAAGCGGGTCAAACTAACGGATGAGAATGGCCTGGATAACAACAGCATTCAAAGTTTTCGTGGTTTCCAGCTCATCAAGGTCCTGAACGAAAATGCCAGAAGTAAAACTGTCGCCGTTCATG GAAAGTTTGGAGAATCAGAATCTGATGCTGTGGTTCTTTTGGAGAAGACACCTTTTTCAGAAGATACCTTACCACAAATGTTGTCTGCAGAAACTAGCGTTAAGATGGAATTTAACAATGATATCTACAACCAGTGTACATGCCAACCACAATCACGTTTCAATACGTTGAAGGGAACAATAATCTACCCAGCTACAGCTAAACATCTTGATAAATTTTCATCCCGAAATGTGCATTTTGTTCAAGAAACTCCAGATGTTTATAAATCAATTACTCTTCCATTTATTGAGGAAAAATCTTTCAGTATTCAG tggGTGTACAACATTCTTGAAAAAAAGGCTGAAGTGGAACGTGTTGTATTTGAAGATAATGACCCGGAAACTGGCTTTGTTTTGTTGCCAGACTTGAAGTGGGATCAGAAACAGATTGAAAACCTGTACCTGGTGGCTATTGGCCGTAGACGAGAGATTAAATCACTCAGAGATCTTGATAGATCCCACCTACCACTATTGAGGAATATATTGTTGAAAGGACAG GAGGCCATAAGGGATAAGTATGGTGTTGGTAAAGACCAAATTCAGGTTTATGTTCATTACCAGCCCtcttattatcattttcatgtacattttaCTCATATCAACTATGATGCTCCTGGCAGCTGTCTTGGTAAAGCTCATCTTCTGCATGATGTGATTGATAATATAGAGAACATTGATTCCAATTATTACTCCAAGAGGACATTGTTGTGTCTTTTTAAAGAGAATGATAAACTTCTTCATAGGATTCAGCAAGCACATCATGGTGAAAACCCAGCAGGTGCAAAGGTCTAA